In the genome of Mercurialis annua linkage group LG8, ddMerAnnu1.2, whole genome shotgun sequence, the window CTCAGTGTGGCTAGGGAATTTTCCCTTTTCTCTTTCAGCAACCTTATTTGCCAATTTCCCCAGTTGAAGCTCCACATTATGAATGAAAGATTGAAATGATTGTTCAATCAGGCTAATCCTTTCCTCCATTTTATTGTTATGTCCATTCTGATTTGCCATGAATTGAATCATCATCTCTTCAAGAGAAGGTTTCTTCTCTTGTAgtggaggtggaggtgctggtcTGTTTTGGTGAAATTCTGATGGTCCCTGCAGCTTAACGTTGTTCGAATCTCTCCATAAAAAATTCGGATGATTTTGCCACCCTGGATTGTAAGTATTCGAGTACGGGTCGTTCCTTGGCGGTCTATTTTGATTATTGCAAACAAAATTGATTTCCTCTGATTGGACTCTATTGGCATACCTACAAGAAGTTTCATCATGCCCTTGAATTCCGCAGACTGTACAAATCTCCTTCAACTGCTGATTCTGACTAAATAGCATCTTCACTTGCTTGGTTAATTTGGCGACTTCCGACATAACATCATGATGTGAAGATACCTCATGGGCGGCTGCCCTTCGTCCTCTAATGGCTCTTTGTTCAGAATTTAGAGCGACATTCTCATAAATATGATTGATTTCAGCCGCCGTCTTTTCTCCATAACTTCCTCTGGATGCCGTTTCAACCAAAGTTTGCCCACTCATGGTCAAACCTTCAAAGAACATTTGCGTTAGTAATAATTCATCAAAGAAATGATGTGGACATTGAGCAAGAAGCATCTTGAAGCGCTCCCACGTCTCATGGAATGGTTCACCATCAAATTGAGTGAAGTTATATATTTTGCCGCGAAGGTAAAGAGTTTTCTGTGgagaataatattttataatgaaaGCATCATATACATCTCTCCACGTATTGAATGATCCTTCAAGTAAGTTCAAAAGCCATGTCCTCGCACTCATCTTCATGCAATAAGAAAAACATCTTTTCCCTAATTCATCCTCCGTCAACCTGTTCAATGGGAAAGTTTCCACCACACTATAGAATTCTTTAATAAATGATAATGGATCATCGACTGCTGTTCCATTAAATTGTGGTAACATGTTGAGATGGATGGTTTTGATCTCATAGTTCTGAGCTTCATCCGAGATTCGGATGCATGAAGGATTATTCACCACCACTGGCCTTTGAATGTCTCTCAGTCGATGCGCGGCAGGCGCATTAACAACAAGATTTACTTGATTCGCCATTATTTGTCTCTTTTCTTTTCGATTCCTTCTGCAAGTGCGTTCGATCTTTTGGTTCTAGGGTAGTAGTTCTGCGCTGTCAGTGCTCTTGGAACGCCTTCGTTGCATATACTACCTGAAATTCACACTTGAAagaattttagaaataaaaacacaaaaattaaagaaataacaatttaaaaccgtcgtccccggcaacggcgccaaaaacttgatcGCTTAATTCTGCAAGTGTACAGAATCAATTGTAGCAAGCAATACTCGGAGTATTCCGAGGTCGAATCCACAAAAGACGAactctttaaaatgttatttaatttaacttttgtaaattaaCCGTtatgttaatttgatttgatgttgaaaacaattaattaagtaatataaaatgaaaaaatattttggatAAAATATCAAGATTGAAAATAATTAGGATTTCGGATTTCACCGTAGTCGAGGGGAAATTCTATCATATGCAATAATACATCTCAAAAGCTTTTCCATGATAATTGTTTCTACGATATGTTTATTCTCTCTCGAGACATAAacttgtgtttaattaattctGTATATTTCTCAATTATCATGTTAATTAAATAAACAcattaagcaaaacaattaacgCCATCACAATGCCTTAGACATATCTCTATTCTTAAGTAAATTGTGTTTAAATCTCTAGATCCAAATTCATGCTTCACCGATAGGTACTTCACATGCATTCTAGAATAAAAACATTAAGGTATGTAATCTTAATATTCATGATCATTATAAGAGATTTAAAGAAAACTCttgtttaataacattaatgAGATGCACTAATACACAATCAAGACTTCCCCTTTAATTATGCTACATCCCTAATCCTATTTTAAAGGTTTAGCAATCCATTGTCATATTGAAGATAACAATGTAATTGTTGTATTTTGAGAACATATGAGAGGAGAAATGAAAAGAGAAATAATGATTGATTAGAACTATCTTAGAGTAAATGTTTACACAATTGCAAGTGTAAGTGAATTATTTGTCTCTACACAAATGTGTCCTATTTATAGGCATAAAAGGAGTGGTAGCCAAGTCTTGAAAGATCTTCTTTCCTTAGCTCATCTTGAGTGGGATCCAAGCTTAATCTCTTTCTTGCCTTGTATAGTTTGATTGGTGTCCAGCTTGCAAGTTTCATTTCCATAATGAGATGGAGCAATTGACAAAGGTCATTTCTTTATGTGCAAGCCAAGGAAAAATCTCATCTTGAGTGTGAACACATGATATGTTCATATGAGTGTCAATATGCACCTAGTAAGGCTTCCAGAAGTGCCCAAAACAGATGATTTGACCATATTCAGAGTGTCAACCGGCCTTGAACCGGTTTGGTGTCGAGCACCGGTTGAGGGCCGGTTTAGCTTTATTTTACGATCAAAAATGAAGTTTCTAGAGTTCTGAACCGGCCTTGGGCCGGCCTGAAGTCGTGggccggttccgggccggttccggGGTTGTTTCACCCAAATCCATAGACTTCGGCCGATTCGATTCTTGGTTCGCAAGTGTTCCGTTTTGGAGGCTAAGTTTGAGCCGGTTCAAGCCCGAATTTGGACTTGGTGTCTTGATGAAAGTTGTAGATTTGTCTCGTGTCTTTCCATGACATATTTAATCACATGATTTGGATATTTGTAGCTCCAGATATGATCAGAATACGGAACTATGTCCGAATTTTCAGCTTTTCGATCTAAACTTTCAGAGACTGATTTAGCGGCTACATTGCTTGTACTTAGACTTGATTCTCTATTATTCTTCTTCTTGAACTTGATAGATTCAATCCGGCTTGACTTTCACTTCATTTAAACTCTGTTTATTCAATTATATTCCAAAAATGCTAAGTATTcacaatttatattaaaaactaCAAAATGGTGAAATTGAGTATAAAGCTCTCCATTTTACGCAATAAGAGACTAAAATATGCAATACAACTGATCTTAAATTGACATAAAATAGAGACTTATCAGTGTTCTATACTTTCACTTTATATAGGtaataattaagatattagtagcaaaaatattttaattttttacgataatgagaaatatttttgtttaaattatattttaaaaaattaatgagttaagaataattttatgatttttcataTGAAAATACCTCCTCTTTTGGACTATTTATAAagcaatttttttcatttttaaaaatatatctttaataTCTTATTAGTAGGTATCACAACTTTATAGTAGTTTTTAAAaagctttttagtaatatagGTTCCCTAAATAATGTTTatctatacaaaaaaaaaattcaaaaaagtaaaTAGGTACTATTTCATATCCATACATGTGTTGCTATTAGGGGTGAGTATCTGATTGGTTCAGTCGAAATCAAACCGACATTCCTTAATTGAATTAACCGTTCGATCCAATAATCTGAATCAAATCGATCAAATAagaaattttaactaaaaaccgaaccgaccagatatatttagaaaaaaaaaaatcaaaatcaagccGACCGATTGGTTAATTCGATCGATTCAGTTAAAATCGgtaaaattatgaaaacaaattcaaagatttaatttgaataatttaaaattcaaataaccaaataattaaatctaataaaattgACACCTTTTCTcttcttaaaattataaaattattccgactaaaatagatataattgaaacaaaatggCTGCAAACATAAATTTGGTTAGTTTTgcaaaaggtaaaaaaattaaattttctcattttaggcTCATAATCGATACATATCAAAAAGAATGAAATACGTATATTCTCTAAATAAACACAAAACTGACTGTACTTTCATTAATAAacttatataataaatttacagggctaaactatgtattaaagttaatttttaaaaggcaATGACTCAATCCAAGTACAATTTGTGATCATTTTGTCTCCTGTGTAAATTCTCCatgtaaaacataaataaaattattctattgaCCAACATCACTGTCAAAATGGTAATTTTACATGAGATGGAATTAGAAATATATACGCTGGCGATGAAAAAGGGTAACAGGAAAAAGGCGTGTCACAAAAACCGATGGCACACTCTCCACGTGGCAATAAATTGTGATTGGATAAACAACGAAAAACATAACATGTTAATTCTAATTTTTCTACCACAGCTCTCAAACACAGGCGATAAATTGAACTTCAATGATAGAGAGTGTGATCGGAATATTAACGAAAAACATAACACGATGGTCAGGATTTAGAATAGGCGGGAAActaaattatttcaatttgaatAAACAATTTAACTTACCTAAATTTACAATTCTACCACACGTTCGTCTATATAAAGAAATCAATCAAGTCTAAAAAATTGTTTGAagtttttctcaaaaatattcTCTGATCATTCTAAGGTAAGTTCATCAATTTACTGCATGCAATGTTTTTTTCAACGGTGATCGGAAAAGTGCTATTTTATTTAACCTTTCACAGTGATCAAAGCTATGGCGGAGATTCACTGCATTATCCCCTTCTGTAGGATGAACTTAACTGGTTTTGCTGAAGATAAACAGAGGAATCATATTGCCGATTGTGAGGTAATTTGCTCTCTTTTggtgatttataaaaaaaatgctaaaatggaTTTATGTTTGTAGAGTATAATGGCAAAGCTTAACAAGATTGCTGAGGAGAGAATGCAAAATTCTCCGGTGATTAAACACGGAAAGAAACGCCACGCAGGCAGGGGCGGACCTAAAACGAGCGTATGGTGGGCAATCGCCCACCTTATTATTTTGAGTCCCTTTAAAAACGTTgatatgaaattgaaaaatatgattttgtcaccttaaattatatagttttccCACCTCAAAATTTATTTGTTGTCAATTTTACTCATCTAataaagttttaatttaattttgaccaccttataaaatatttttaaatccgCCACTGCACGCAGGGAGGTTCAGGCAACGGATGAGCGAGATAAAAGAACAAAATCTTCTGATTCTAGTCAATGCAGAGGCATTGCGAAGACTACATGGTAATgctcttttttaaattatatttaagccaaacccataCTAAGGCTCCTGTACTGTACGACTCTTGTTTAGGAGGTCCCTATTTCAAAAAAGTTATCTCCCCGGTCCCTTTACTTgtcatttttgtaattttaatgcTCTTTTGtagagagtgtatctcactctccgTTAACTACCACAACTTGCcgttaactaaaaaaatttcgtTAACAGcagaaatatatttatataataaaattaaataatgccATGTCACCATTTTTAAAggtaaaaaaaactttaaaagagTAAAGTTACTATTTAACCATCTTCTCCAACCATTTTATCGTCATCTCTAAAAACCAGTCACCACCTCAGAAATCTTCAAAAATTTCATATGTACGAAAAGATCATTGTTAATGGATAAAAGAAGCGTCAATAGTTTTACTAGtcggagtttttttttttgatgatttgCAGATTTGATTagctgaattttaattttatttcaagttTAGAAACAATTGTATTGTGCTGATTTGATTAGCCACTTGAATCAATCTAAAATTCCGCGGTTTATTGAATTCCGATTGAATTCCACGGCGGCGATGAACTGAGTTTTTTTTCCTGGTACGGTTAAAAGAAATGGGGGCATAATTGTCCAATTTAGTTATAAAAACTTTTGAGATCAGCGAGTTTCACAAACAAGAAAGAAATTGATGCTTCCTAAAAACTAGAGGCATGAGATTAAATTCAATGGTGCTTCTATATTTACCAAATATGCATGAAAGTTTCAGACAAATATTGATGTTCCGTTGCATTGAAACTTGTCGGGTAATAACTTTCGGCATTTggtttttgtcttttgaaactcTTTTTATAACCTATTATGGTAAAAACGCCAGAGGGAATTAGTATGCGTTTTCTATATCAGCTTTTCCAGTTTCAGTATTTCTGTTGACTTAACAAACTTGCATTTATGCATGCTCCAAGAGGTTGTGTGTTTTTTTGTACCAATATAATCTCGACTCTATCAAACTCTCAAAATGTGCTTTTTAGATATGTACTGTATTATTATATTCTAATTATGTAAATGAGCGTCTTAAATAGGAAATTAAGTCTTCATGAGAAAATGTAACTACATATtttttactccctccgtccatttttagttgtcgctttaggcaAATATTTTTTTCCATCAATAGTTGTCATTTTAGGATTTCTATgtgatttttataataatattccaAATCTGACCTTTTTATTAATCACTTCATTAAATggtagttcaattttcaaatataaatcatCCAATAGTTGATTAATAACTCTATTTTCAAAGCTAAATTTTTCAATAGTAGAGTTTATaaatagggttatattagtttttacGTTTATAATTTAAGAGAAAAGAAGCACTTTCTTAATCTTAGCAATTTagcctaaagcgacaactaacAATGGACAGAAGGAGTATGTTTTCTCTTTAAATTACCATAAAAACAtaactaattattttagttaCCTCCTTGGAAAACGTTACTAATTGGAATACCAATCTTTCTACAAATGTTAACTGGCAACGTTTCCGTTCAAAAAAATAACTGGCAACATTTAATGACATGACCTACATATTTAATCAATATTGAcctttctttttaaataaacaattcaatttgatactaaaatttgaaacaatttgattacgaattaaaaattcgagcggatcaaaaactaaaattgagatttgtaatattttttaaaaaaataatagtaaattgcAGAAATCAATTGTTAAATTGTTATGAAATAAAGATTTTGAGTTAATTTGTTGGATCATTagttaattttctttaaataagttgagaagatgaagaagtagaagaaaaagaagatgtTTGTTGTGCATAAAACATGTAAAGTAAATATGgagtataaaataaaagtggcagagtaaaaaaataaatagttaacaCGCTGAGGTAAGgaaattaagttaaaaattttggattaaaAAATGCTAATTTTGTTACAATTTAGACATTCTTCTAATTTTTCCTTATTTCTTTgtattgttataaaaaaatagagttagTGGATacaactaaattttttttctttgaggtGGCCATGGCAACCTCTGATCATGATATAGGTTTGTCTCTGTGTGtatgaataatattttatgtataaacatttatttttgataaataacatTATTATATTTCAAATGATAGAATACAAATAAACACATTATTAATCcataatactaaaattatattgaCTTAATTCACATATCTTTTAGTTCTTAAACACACcaaatacatttatatattagGCTTTTCATAAGTTATATGTTTGTATTAGGCTTTTCCATTATAAGATTTATTAGGCTTTTCATAAATATGTGTGCATTTAAATTATACGTTTTCAGTTTTCTAATTATTCTCTTTACCTTTTTCAGAGACCAATCAATAACCCTTTAATTTTAGGGCTTTTTACATATATACGTTTTTTGGTactcattattttttattagggGTGAAcatggttcggttcgatttggtttgatttagtaaactccaaaacaaaaccatattttaagggaaaatataaaaaaccatgccaaatatttatataatatttaggTTCGGTTAACCAAATTTTAGCATCAGTTTCGGTTCTGTttggttaatatagatttagataaaaattatatataattatacgtaataattaaaattatacgtaataatttttacttatatgtgtgtattagtttatatgttttattttcatatatgtatctatacacacatattatatttatatataaatattttaataaataaattttatatttatttatacatatataaatattaataaaaataatattattgtaaactttgatttttcggtcggttcggttaaccactagttgaaatcaaactaaaaacaaaaaccatattttttttataatttgaaaccaaatcaatccattttaactatatcaaaattaatttcaagTTGGTTTGAATTGGATTAATGGTTTGGTTACCCCTATCTTTTATATCTTATTAAAAATCACTGTATATTTATACGCTATTTACATTAAACCTTTGCACACATGAAGAAATCAACATGTGTCATTGTTTCACtaaaagtatatatttttattatatgaacttttttcttttaataactGCACAGATGAAAAGATTAATGTGTCACTATTTCACTAaaatattctatatttttactatatgaatttttttctttcttttaaaattttaataactgTAGATAtaagattttatatattttttagtctttttttaaaatatttatttttgattaagtgctctattattactttttaaaaaatacatttattttttaaaatataattttggtaGATCATTGGTAGATTATTGTAAAGACTAAACAAAAAAAGATGTAAAGTGTAATTTTCTCTCTAAACAATCGTTAAAAAAACTGTCATCCACAAAAATTTATAAGATGCACGGAAACGGTGGTTCACCCGCGTTTCTACATTTCTTACCGTTTCAGAAACGGAAACTGTGGGGACACTAGCACAAAACGTGTCCCTGCCGTGCCGGGCCGTTTCACGAACAATGGACCGAGCTACGCTCCTCCAGGCCTTGCAGGTTTTTCATATTGCAGGGGTGGCGGCCGCCCGGGTTTGACCCCCTAGCTCCACCCCAACTTCAAGATAAGAAGaagtacgaaacaaaagcagATGATACACAGGAAATCTTAAATTACCACTGGTCCACCATGTCCGTGCTACATAGGTTGCTAGGATCTGACTTCAGTGTTAAGGAGAAAGCAGAATACGATATTAAGCTAAGATACACATTTCCAGCATAcaatatgattttaaaacaaGATTAACTACACGGTATGATTAAAATGACTTTAAATTTTCAATGCCTGCGAAATGACTTTTAATCGCTCAGTATTTCTGAtttttcaaacagtttaaaaaatctATTAGCTAGATTCGATTAACTTAGTTGTTCATATGATTTTAAAGCctgatttttcaatttcattaagGCAAGAGGAGGATGGCAAATAAATTCAGGAGAGCACACCACACAACAAATATGGAATGAAAGAATGGAAGAACAGTGAaacttttaattcttttaaaatttcaaaaaatagcaTAAGTAACAGAagctatttttaatttcaagaaatagctatatttttaattcttgtAAATGAGACTTTGTCGATCCGCGTATCCTTTCTATCAAATAGTGAAAGTAACAAAATACAGTAATTTCAAGAAAtagcaatatttttaattcttgtAAGTGTGAATTTATCGATCTGCATATCctttatatcaaataataaaaataaaagtaaaaaggaTTGCGTAATTTTTAAATCTGAGTAACAGAAGCTATTCTTTCGATAATGGAAATTAGACAAAACAAAAGCAGATCtgaaaaaaatacattaaatctTAAACTAATTCCAACTAAGGCATAAGAATCAACTAAgactaataaaaattagtagAAAATTAAAAAGCTACAAATCTAATCTTCCATTCATGGGAATCGAACGGAAGACTAGTTAGTAGAAAATTAAAAAGCTACAAATCTAATCTTCCGTTTATGGGAATCGAACGGAAGACTAGTATAAACAAAATCACGATCTAATCTTCCGTTCATGGGAATCAAAACGAAAgattagtataaaaaaatagaaaggaagacaagtataaataaaatcacaatCTAATACGGAAGACTAGTATAAACATAATCACGATCTAATCTTCCGTTCATGGGAATCGAACGGAAGACTAGTATAAACAAAATCACGATATAATCTTTTCGTTCATGGGAATCAGAACGGAAGATTAGTATAAACAAAATCAGAAAGGAAGACAAGTATAAATAAAATCACGATCTAATCTTCCGTTCATGGGAATTGAACGAAAAACTAGTATAAACAAAATAACAATCTAATCTTTCCGTTCATGGGAATCAGAACGAAAGATTAGTATAAACAAAATAAGAACGGAAGACaagtataaataaaatcaaaatccaGTCTTCCGTTCATAGGAATCGGAACGGAAGACTAGTATAAACAAACTCACGATCTAATCTTCTGTTCATGGGAATCGTAACGAAAGACTAGTATgaagcagtgttttaaaaaccggaccggaccggccggtcggaccggttcAATCGCGAACCACTCAGTGGTCCGGTCTAAAACTGCAAAAAACCGAATCTTTTGGTTAAACCGGGTTGGACAGGTTTGAACCGGATTGAACCAGTTTGAatcggattgaaccggtaaaacaCCGGACGTTGAATCGggttgaaccggattgaaccgaTAAAAAAACGGTAaaccataattttttaattttctttaaatttattaaaccggttgaaccgatcattaaaccggttcaaccggttgaaccggaatcCGGTGGTCTCACCGGTTCgaccaccggttcggtttttaaaacactggtatgaagaaaaaagaaaaaaaaagctaaGATTTAAATCTGAAAACAAAGGTCATTCCTTTTTTGAGAGAAAAGTTGAGAGAGAAGAGAGgtgaatattattaaattaggGTTAGCTTATACGAGGTATATAGTGCGAGACACTATGACTGTTTTAGCCTTAGACGATAAAGGCTAATAAAAGCCCAAATTAACATAGGAAAGCCCAACCTGATggtcttttaaacttttataaaaggaaTTTCAAGTCTTTAAATAAAGAATTTGACCGTTTAAGAAACAACGAATGTGGACTAATAaaattcacaaacgttacgataatgGTAAAATGTATTAATATTATTCAGTGTATTAGCTCTAATATAGGCCTATAATTGCTAAtcttttcaaatgaaaatataatgtattttttagaTGTTGTGTTTggttatataattttaactaattttcgGCATGTGCAttgaacattttttatttagtttatttatttttactaatattttttataaattacaataaaattttgataatatatttttatttaaaaatatttatttatgaactaatcgatattttattttatttttagttattgttAATCGTtatcattttaacaaaatagtAATTCTTTTAGTAAAGTATAAGtagttttattcatcaaaaaagtattaatagttttaattttttttcaaaatataaaatatataaatttgtttttattaaaagtgTTGGTTCAATGTTAACAATTTCTAGAGCACCATTTGTTATGATTAGAGTTTTAGAATATATAACTCTTATCTGTGTCAAATCTTATttctatttattaattaatcaaatcaaaaaataaatcatttttagcTGTTgcttaaatattatatattttaaactttagaAGGTAAATTTATTGCTGTTTTGTTCTTTGTTTCTCAAATTAATAACAACTCATCTTAAATTTGTTAAGTTTATCTTTTCTATTCTGattgtttaaaattttctaatGTGCACAACTTGATCCATCTTTCTACATTTATCATGCCAGATCAATTTCATGatgaactaaaaaattattttcaattatagttttaaattctaaattgtaattgaaatttattatacttttttcttttgttagctgctaaattgcaaattaaaatGCTGAGAAAgactaatatatatttaaacctCAATTGTTAATAAATTCTTgaatgaaaatattattaaaaacaaatgtcCTAAAGTCTTCCCTTAGCTAGCTAAACATTCTAAATAAAGTCATCAAAACAAATaatgttatattatgaaaatcaTAAAGAAAATCATCATTATAAAAATAGTTGTGGGATTGAAATGgtgttatatataaaaagtataaattatgtgcgattattattttatgttgttGACCCCTTAATGATTCAATTACTGTTTACAATCATAAGCTGACAACAGtaatttcatttattaattttaaataaattaaaatttatttatgtaacttctaaatgaatattaaaatatgatatacATGTCCTTACATAgatatatattatgtttttatatttaataattaagtaAATCTAATTATGCGACATTTTGACAAATTAGtatcctttttttaataaagtatttgttaaattatttttgaaaagttaatgcaattattttaattaaaaatgtcGGATTCTACGTGAGTTATTGTTAATgccatatttttgaaaatttaatttcaaaggtTAAACTTATTTTGAAGCTCatgtaatttattatttttgttcagAAATTCAACTGTGAGGATATTTTCTTTCAATCCTTCTATTGACCTAATGTTTAACTTTTATGCCTTTTATTGGGattgaaagaaaatatttttataagtagAGGAACTGAAAAGACAAAAAATAAAGATGccgaaattaaaaattaaataaataaaaaggctgtaaaaaataattttgcaaTAGACAATAAAAATGGTAAAGTATATGGTTTTCTAATGAGTTTTGCCATTTTTAGACACTGGATTCATATCAATGCTAAATCCTATCATAAGATATAAGAGATGTTCAAAATACTTGTTTCTTTCTATTATGactctaaaattaattttctaatgTTATTCCTCGTAAATTTTcactttaaattaaaatacaatatagtcttttaaattttgaagtgaactaatgtaaattaatataaataccaAACCCACTATATGATTAAACATTACACTTTTTTTTGAAGCTAAACATTACACTTATTTATAGTATGCACTTGCAGTATGATATTTAAAAAGACAAATCTCATTTGAGTATCTTCATCAACGAAAAAAATGAGCATGACATGTTTATGGAAAATGCACCATATAAATTGAGCAAACCTAACAGAAAAGAAAATTTAGAGAAGAAGAAGTTGTAATTTCATTAACTGCCAAAGATTACAAGCTACTTATATTTATAGAAGAAGAAATTACAAGCTTAAGAAAGATGAGCTCATAGTGAGCTGTCATTTCTCACACACAATGCATGACATCCTCAGCCAATCAGGAGCTAGAAAACTTGGACCAATCAGAACTGAAACAAAGGATCCAATGCTGAAGGATATAATTTGCTATGTGCAGAAATAGAAAAGCAAGTCTGCATAATCTTGAAACTTGCATAAGAAGCAATTCCTGAAATGCTAATATGCTGTGATACCCGCCCTCAAACTGGAGCATACACATTGTGGAGGCAAAGCTTGGAAATGGCCAGATCAAAAAGAGC includes:
- the LOC126660605 gene encoding uncharacterized protein LOC126660605; protein product: MANQVNLVVNAPAAHRLRDIQRPVVVNNPSCIRISDEAQNYEIKTIHLNMLPQFNGTAVDDPLSFIKEFYSVVETFPLNRLTEDELGKRCFSYCMKMSARTWLLNLLEGSFNTWRDVYDAFIIKYYSPQKTLYLRGKIYNFTQFDGEPFHETWERFKMLLAQCPHHFFDELLLTQMFFEGLTMSGQTLVETASRGSYGEKTAAEINHIYENVALNSEQRAIRGRRAAAHEVSSHHDVMSEVAKLTKQVKMLFSQNQQLKEICTVCGIQGHDETSCRYANRVQSEEINFVCNNQNRPPRNDPYSNTYNPGWQNHPNFLWRDSNNVKLQGPSEFHQNRPAPPPPLQEKKPSLEEMMIQFMANQNGHNNKMEERISLIEQSFQSFIHNVELQLGKLANKVAEREKGKFPSHTETNPKERAVAISLAGENEVDEASKEKKADESVVINERTKNKVVDESIIEKPPPTIKAYVPPIPYPQRKMKRINELNF